From one Microbacterium sp. 10M-3C3 genomic stretch:
- a CDS encoding XRE family transcriptional regulator — MTPATSTPGAAAADAAAGDEVAANQRLGAYIRRVRHARGLTLVQLAEATALSHPFLSQLERGLAQPSLSSLRRIAVALQTSPIELIGASDAPAADAVPVEVHRRGERPLDATFASGAARMLVHGERPLHPLEMEGTNTEPGETFVHGEDEFAYVLEGEVVFELDGACEQLRAGDSAYYAGGVAHRWWSATGAPYRLVVVKQGTPMRLGEEDA, encoded by the coding sequence ATGACGCCCGCCACCTCCACCCCCGGCGCCGCGGCTGCCGACGCGGCGGCGGGCGACGAGGTCGCCGCGAACCAGCGGCTCGGCGCCTACATCCGGCGCGTCCGCCACGCGCGTGGCCTCACGCTCGTGCAGCTCGCCGAGGCGACGGCGCTGTCGCACCCGTTTCTCAGTCAGCTCGAGCGCGGGCTCGCGCAGCCGAGCCTTTCGTCGCTGCGGCGCATCGCCGTGGCGCTGCAGACGAGCCCGATCGAGCTCATCGGAGCCTCGGATGCGCCGGCCGCCGACGCCGTGCCGGTCGAGGTGCACCGCCGCGGCGAGCGGCCGCTGGACGCGACGTTCGCGTCGGGCGCGGCCCGGATGCTCGTGCACGGCGAGCGGCCGCTGCATCCGCTCGAGATGGAGGGGACGAACACCGAGCCCGGCGAGACGTTCGTGCACGGCGAGGACGAGTTCGCGTACGTGCTCGAGGGCGAGGTCGTGTTCGAGCTCGACGGCGCGTGCGAGCAGCTGCGCGCGGGCGATTCGGCGTACTACGCCGGCGGCGTGGCGCACCGCTGGTGGTCGGCGACGGGCGCGCCGTACCGTCTCGTCGTCGTGAAGCAGGGCACACCGATGCGCCTGGGCGAGGAGGACGCATGA